The window TTTAATAGGCAGCCCTGTCTTATGTTTGGATCTCCATTGTTTGGGTGAATGGTCTTGTCTTAGAGGATGATCACCCCGGAAAGGTCAAAATCCGGGAGGTCCCCATGGCCTTGATATTTGTAGAAGGGCCATGCTCTCAATAATGGAAGTTCTTTTTAGAGATTAATTGTTATTAATAGTAGTTATTAGGCTTAGACAATTTTTATTTCTAAATACATTGACAACATATGATGCTAGGTCCTAACATGCGCCTCCAAAAAAAGGCGCTCCACAAAAGGAACCCGCATCATGGACAAACGGCTTTCCTGAGTCCTCAGTTCCATAAAGGTGTTTGATTTTTGAAAGGACCGATTTTTATAAAACGCAACATGGAGGTCTGGTTATGAAAAAATGTTTCTGGTGTTACGTGTTGATCCTGATTTTTTTGTCGGGAAGTGTTTGCCCAGTTGCCTTTGCCGGGGAGGAAGAATTAACCACATACGTGGCAGCCGGCTTGAAAAAACCGATGGATGTGGTCATCGAGAATTTTCGAAAGGAAAATGAAAACATCAAGGTGGTAGCCAATTATGCCTCTTCGGGGTCGCTTTATGCCCAGATCAGAGAGGGACAACCCTGCGACCTCTATTTCAGCGCCGACTGGCTGTATATCGAAAAGATCAAAAAGGATCGGAAACTGGCCGAGGGAATGAAGTTCTTAAAGGACCATGAAGTCCTGATCGTTTCCAAGACAGGAGAAGGAAAGGTCAAATCCGTCAAGGATTTGACCAGAAAGGGCGTTGTCCTGGTCATTGCCGACCCCCAGGCTCCGAATGGGGCCTATGCGGAGAGGGCCTTGAAAAACCTGGGCATCTGGGAAGAGATCAATGCCGCGGGCATTTTGAAGGCGCGGCCTTCCACCGTACACCAGGTGGCCATCATGGTGAAGGAAGACCAGGCGGACGCGGCCATCATTTTCCAGAGCGTGGCAAAGGGCCATAAACTCAAAATCGTGGAAATGATCTCCCTGGATCTCACCGGTGAGATCATTTTCGCCGCGGCCATCATCAAGGGCGGGAATCAAAAACTGGCAAAGGAGTTTTACGATTTTGCCCGCCGCCATATAGCGGTGTTTACCCAATACGGATGGCAACCGTATGAATAAATTGAATAAAAATATCGTTGCGGTGCTTTTCACGCCGCTGTTTTTATTGCTGATCGTTTACCCCCTGATCGCCCTTCTGGCGCGCCTGGAATGGACAGGCACCCTGAAGACTTTTGCGGACAGCTATTTCTGGTTAAGCGTTCGGAACACCCTTTGTGCCGGCCTGCTGGCCGCCCTTCTAAGTCTGGTCCTGGCCGTCGGCTTTGGCTATTGCTATCTATTTTTAAGGCACACCCTGATCTACAAGGTGGCCAACTTGATGAATGACCTGCCCATTGCCCTCCCCCATACAGTAGCCGGTCTGACCCTTCTGATAGCCTTCGGCAGGAAGAACTTCGGTTTTATCGGAGAGACCGGCCTGGCATTCACCCTGGTGGCGGTGGTGCTGGCCATGTTTTTTGTATCCTATCCGCTGGCGGCCCGGACCGTGGCCTCCGGAATGGACAAAATGGAAACGGAAATGATCGATGTCGCAAGAACTCTGGGAGATACACCGGTCAAGGCCTACTTTCGGGTGGTCCTCCCCACGCTGGGGGAGGCATTGTTTTCCGGCTTTGTGCTGGCCTTTTCCCGTTCCTTAAGCGAATTCGCCGCTGTTGTCATGTTCGGGGGGAACTTGCCGGGAAGCACCCAGGTGCTCGCCTCCTATGTCTTTACCAAAGTGGAGGAAGGGGAACTGGAAATGGCGGTCACGGCCAGCGCCTTTTGTATCTTTCTTTCTCTATTGATTGTGGCGGCCCTGAGCCTGAGGAGGAGGGTGTGGCATGCTAAAGGTTGAAAGGGTTGACAAGAGCTTCCCCCCCCGACAGGTGCTCCGGGGAGTCTCCCTGACTGTGGATTCTGAAATCAGGGTGATCATCGGCCTGAATGGCGGTGGCAAGTCTACATTGTTGAAGATCATAGCAGGGATCTGGGAGGCCGACTCCGGCAATGTCTATATCGACGGCAAAGATGTGACGGACTTAAGCCCGGAAGACCGGGAAATCGGATACGTGCCTCAGCATCCGGCCCTTTTCAGGCATTTGACCGTGAAGGAAAACATCTATTATGCCCTCAGAAACGGCCGCGGGGCAGTCGAAGAGGGAGACCGATTGACAAGGATGTTGGGTCTGGGAGAGGTCCTGGACAAGAAGCCCGGCGTTCTGAGCGGGGGCTATCAGAGCCGGGTCTCCTTGGCCAGGGCCCTGGCCTCCCGGCCGAAGGTCATGCTTTTTGACGAGCCCCTGAGCGACCTGGATCTGGCGATCAAGGAACATCTGCTGCCCGAATTCAAAATGGTGC is drawn from Deltaproteobacteria bacterium and contains these coding sequences:
- the modA gene encoding molybdate ABC transporter substrate-binding protein; the encoded protein is MKKCFWCYVLILIFLSGSVCPVAFAGEEELTTYVAAGLKKPMDVVIENFRKENENIKVVANYASSGSLYAQIREGQPCDLYFSADWLYIEKIKKDRKLAEGMKFLKDHEVLIVSKTGEGKVKSVKDLTRKGVVLVIADPQAPNGAYAERALKNLGIWEEINAAGILKARPSTVHQVAIMVKEDQADAAIIFQSVAKGHKLKIVEMISLDLTGEIIFAAAIIKGGNQKLAKEFYDFARRHIAVFTQYGWQPYE
- a CDS encoding ABC transporter ATP-binding protein, whose amino-acid sequence is MLKVERVDKSFPPRQVLRGVSLTVDSEIRVIIGLNGGGKSTLLKIIAGIWEADSGNVYIDGKDVTDLSPEDREIGYVPQHPALFRHLTVKENIYYALRNGRGAVEEGDRLTRMLGLGEVLDKKPGVLSGGYQSRVSLARALASRPKVMLFDEPLSDLDLAIKEHLLPEFKMVLKALGMPVLYVTHDPREAGLVGDSFSALVQGEIKEIHSADEAFDLIKADYVSG
- a CDS encoding ABC transporter permease, with translation MNKLNKNIVAVLFTPLFLLLIVYPLIALLARLEWTGTLKTFADSYFWLSVRNTLCAGLLAALLSLVLAVGFGYCYLFLRHTLIYKVANLMNDLPIALPHTVAGLTLLIAFGRKNFGFIGETGLAFTLVAVVLAMFFVSYPLAARTVASGMDKMETEMIDVARTLGDTPVKAYFRVVLPTLGEALFSGFVLAFSRSLSEFAAVVMFGGNLPGSTQVLASYVFTKVEEGELEMAVTASAFCIFLSLLIVAALSLRRRVWHAKG